In Lolium rigidum isolate FL_2022 chromosome 7, APGP_CSIRO_Lrig_0.1, whole genome shotgun sequence, the DNA window AGTACATGAGAATTAACCCACCACTAGTCATGGGTTAATGCACTACAATCTGGCAACGTTGTAGGATGTATACCCAGCACTAGCTAGTTCACATCAATATATATTTACTGCTAAAGCATGGATTTTCAAAAATAAAGAACTGAACCAGATTTAAGATATTTAATAATGTTCTTACGGTAGACCACATTAGGTTTCTGCAGCAGATTCCGGCCTTGTGCATCTAAATCAGTTCTCTTGCAAGCGAAACAATTTGTGTATCATGCAACTCAATATGCATCAAAGAGTTCATCACGAATGACAATGCACCAGTGTCATGTGAATATGTGAACTGGCACTTAGCAATACATAAAAAATGGGTAGACCAGAAGTCCTGGAAAAAAGGAGAGCATAATAAAAGGACTGGACAAGGGAAGGCTacaatctaaacaagacaaagtGCCATGTTATGATAGCATGGCAGCCTGCTCCAGGATAATAAGCATGTTACTTAGCGAACTAGCTCCACTTAGATCATAAAATGGAAGGTAACAAAACTAATTCACGTCATGGAGAAATGCTAGTTTTCATCATGTTGCATTGCTTGTATACTATCACATTGCATGGCAGCTAGAAAACTTGAATTATGAACCATTTTGTTGGTGGACATACCGTCCTTGTTGGTAGCAGGACTGACACGCATAGGCTTAGTAGAACAGTATGCCCCGTTCATTTCATTCATCGCTTGTCTGCATTCACTGACATCTCCAAACATAACAAATCCATAGCCTTTTGAGCAACCAGCAATATCATCCCATGCAACTTTTGCACTCTTAACTGATGGATAGCGACTCTTGAACAAATGGTACAACATGAAGTCTTTGACATCGAGGCTCAAATCCCCAGCGTatatggcacaaacatggtcagcATGCTTCCCAGGAGTAGTCCAAGCCCAGTTGAGTGCGAAATCTCTGTCAGTATTAGGCATCTTCTGGCCATGGTAGCTCTGGAGGACTAGATCGGCGGCTTCATGGTCGGCAAAGTTGAGAAAACCAAAACCCTCTGATCGTCCAGTCTCCTTGTTCCGTTTGATCACTACTGACACAAGCTGCATTGAACATGATTATTGAGGAAACAGTGAAaagaagatgaaaaggttgagatGAATCGAGACTCGAGAGCATTAgaaatgaatatagaatatttctCTTGGTGTTCGATCAGTAAAGGGAGAACATTGGCAAGTGAGGAGCTGTCATTAGAAATGTACATTTCGTATTTAGTAGACACCAGAGTGTCACATATAAGGAGAAAATTAAAGGCAGTGGGGACTACATCCTCCATCTTGTTTTTCTTTTCCAAAAAATGTGGGACTGAGACCATATCCCTGCATCCCCAGAGTCAGTGCCACGCAATGTAGTGAGCATCAAAGTTGCAATTTAATGGTGCAAGCAGACACAATACTAGTAATCTCGATTAATTAAGAAGAATTAATTGGGCAACACATAGTATATATAGCACGGGCAGACATATGAGACAGTCAAATACTAGATGAGCAGGTGATTAGGAAGAGGGGGCGTGTGATCGGATCACCTCGGGCGAGGAGGTGAAGCAGCTGCGCAGGTAGTCCTCGTCCATCCAGTCGAGAAGTCTCCCGATCCGCAGTGAACTCCGGCTGTCTCCTCCGGGCTTGGCGTCGCTTTCGTCCTCCGCGGCCGGCgccgcctgctgctgctgctgcgcccCGCGGTAGAGGTACGGCGGCGCGTTGGCCCAGTtctgcggaggcggaggcgccatAGTCCTAGGAATCGAATCGGTTCCGCTCGACGCGACGGCGAGGAGCTGGCCGCCACGGGCGGGCCGGAGGCGGAGGGGGGAGAAACAGGGGTTAGGTTGGGGTTTAGGGGTGCACGCACCAAGTTGGTGGTGGAACCGGTCCACCGGGATGGATATGCACCCATCAGGTTAACTGTATTCACTTTTTTTTTACGAAATACACATACGGATATACAAGGGATGAATGCACGTACCCACACTCTACACCTATGAGCGCCATCGAGAGACATTTTAGCGCGTGAATAGCAGCGCTTCACCAGACGCGCAAAATTAGCACACGGAACAGATTTCAGTGCAAATTTCATTAAATGTAGATTAAACGGATACACATACGATGAACTAAATTAAAAAAATAGGAAATACAATAATATGAACTAAAAAAATCTAGTCGTCGAACTCGATGTCGGAGTCTGATGAACTCGACGTGGTGGACGAGAACAAATCCGCCTCGTCGATAGTGGTCGGGTCCATCTCCGCTAAGATGAATGCCTTGCGCGCCCGCTTGGCTTGCCTAGCTGCCTTACGCTCCGCCTGCTGCTGATTGAAGAACTTGTTCTCATCGATGACGTCCTGAGGGAAGTTCTCCGCCACACTGCCATGACGCACTCGTCCACCATGGCGGTGGTGcggcctcttctcgttggtgacaAGGCGTGGTGGAGACACCAACATATTGGCTTGAGCGGGTGAGTTAACGTTGTGGAAGTTGAGGTTGCGGCGTAAACGCTCTAGCGGAGAAATAAAACTTAGGGAGTATACACCTACATTCTCTTCTTAAATTTGCACTCGCGCAAAATTCATCAGCTAAACGCAGTTCCGTGGTAGCATTGCATTTCTTCCAACGTGTACGTGTTTTTCATGCGTTAGGGCATCTTCACGAGTGATTCAAATAGTCCTAGCACAGTTGAATAGGTCTGCGCGAACAGATGGACCGGCCACACACGCTCAAAAGGCGATCCAAACAGGCTGAGCCGTTCGGCGTGACCCGTCGGTCCATCAACAAATTTGGGGAGCCGATGTGTCTGCACAGATAACACGCGTGTTCTCTCGTGCCCGCCTGCATGGCAGCGACTTAACGACCTTCTTCCTCTAGCCATCAATGGAAGTAGGCTGACTCCAAAGTTGCATGCGTTGCCCGACGGCTGCGCTCCTACTCTAGCCGCGTCACCAGACTTCTAGGATAGCCGTCTGTCTTCATCAATGGAAGTAAGCATGCCAGGGCACCATTTTATTCTGCATCCTCATCTTATTCCATTCCCCCACCACCAACAACCATGGTTGCCGCATAGTCTCAAGGGGAGGGCGTCTAGGACGGCCACCAGGCCTGGTGACCGAGGCCGAGGTCGCCGAGGAAGGCTTGGTGGGAGAGGTCAGAGTCAGTCGCCATCGGTGTCCCTATCGCCACCATCATCGCCCGAGTCCATCGCTATCGACCTCTTCGGTTTCGAGTGTGGCGTCACCATCCACGTGGGCAACACGTGGGCATAGATTGGGATAGGCTACGCCTGGCCTGGCCTGACCTAGAAGTTCGCGTCGATCATCAATGGGCAAGAGCCCCACGGCATCGTGCTGCGTGTGGATGGCGGCGCGACCGGCCCGTGGTCTGTGGAGGTGTTGTTCGACGGCCAAGGTCATATGTACCTCCACAATGGCTGAGACGGTTCGCCCACATGCATGCCATTGAAGTTggacacttcattgtcttcaAGTACGACTGACAGATCATGCACACCGTCAAAGTCTTCAACAAGACCATGTGTCGCCGCCACTATCACACCGTCGGGGATGACTAGGAGAGGGCAAGACGAAGAAGATGGAGTCTTCTACTATGTTTTTACTAATTTCTACTAGTTTATTGTACCAATTTGTTTCAAGCAAATTTACCTCTAAATATGTATGAAATCTAAGATTTTTGTATGTAATTGCCCCAACACGAGACTAAATGGGTCAACCCGCTGGACAGACTGACAATCCGGACCACCACCCACAATCTGTTCTCAGGCCAATCTAAATAAAATAGTAAAATAAATCGTTTAGATCGTCGTTTTGGATCGTCCTCGTTGGCATGGTCTTGGTCCAATCTGAAGGCACTAAAGTGAGTGCGTCCACTAATCGGCAGCCATCGCTTACTTCCACGGCGATGCTTGTCTGCTGGCTCTCCTTCGTGAAGCATCCGCATTGGTGCCGCCGGGTAAGGAGGGcatgggtcccacctgtcagggaGACGAAGTAACTGTGAGCAGGATCTAAAACGGACCAGCGTGTGGGGCGAATTGGCGACTGCAGGAATTCATTGCGCTTGCAGTGGTCCCACGCGTCAGGGAGAAGGGAACATGGTGGCAAGGCGTATTGAAGGGCATTGATACTCACATTCAATTCCCAGCACCCCCAAACTCGTATTTCCTCACGTCTACTCCAAGACATGTACCCCAAAAGCTCTCATTCTGGTCAAATCACTCAAACCTATTGACCTTTCAGTCTTGNNNNNNNNNNNNNNNNNNNNNNNNNNNNNNNNNNNNNNNNNNNNNNNNNNNNNNNNNNNNNNNNNNNNNNNNNNNNNNNNNNNNNNNNNNNNNNNNNNNNaacacataagcataactttgataatcaacataacaagtattctctattcatcggatcccaacaaacgcaacatatagaattacggatagatgatcttgatcatgataggcagctcacaagatccgacaatgatagcacaatggggagaagacaaccatctagctactgctatggacccatagtccaggggtagactactcacacatcacaccggaggcgaccatggcggcgtagagtcctccgggagatgattcccctctccggcagggtgccggaggcgatctcctggatcccccgagatgggatcggcggcgacggcgtctccggaaggttttccgtatcgtggctctcggtactgggggtttcgtcacggaggctttaagtaggcggaagggcaagtcaagaggcggcaggggggcccacaccataggccggcgcggccaggggtggggtcgcgccgcgctagggtttggccaccccgtggcccctcttcgtctcgtcttcggacttctggaagcttcgtggaaaaataggcccctgggctttgatttcgtccaattccgagaatatttccttactaggatttctgaaaccaaaaacagcagaaaacaagcaatcggcacttcggcatcttgttaataggttagttccgtaaaatgcacgaatatgacataaagtgtgcataaaacatgtagataacatcaataatgtggcatggaacacaagaaattatcgatacgtcggagacgtatcagcatccccaagcttagttctcgctcgtcccgagcaggtaaaacgataacacggataatttcggagtgacatgccatcataatcttgatcatactatttgtaaagcatatgtagtgaatgcagcgatcaaaacaatgtgtatgacatgagtaaacaagtgaatcataaagcaaagacttttcatgaatagcacttcaagacaagcatcaataagtcttgcataagagttaactcataaagcaataattcaaagtaaaggtattgaagcaacacaaaagaagattaagtttcagcggttgcttccaacttgtaacatgtatatcccatggatattgtcaacatagagtaatataataagtgcaataagcaaatatgtaggaatcaatgcatagttcacacaagtgtttgcttcttgaggtggatagaaataggtgaactgactcaacattgaaagtaaaagagtggtcctcatagaggaaaagcatcgattgctatatttgtgctagagctttgattttgaaaacatgaaacaattttgtcaacggtagtaataaagcatatgcatcatgtagattatatcttataagttgcaagcctcatgcatagtgtaccaatagtgcccgcaccttgtcctaattagcttggactacctggattatcaccgcaatacatatgctttaaccaagtttcacaaaggggtacctctatgccccccgtacaaaggtctaaggagaaagctcgcatttggatttctcgcttttgattattctcaacttagacatccataccgggacaacatagacaacagtataatggactcctcttttaatgctttaagcatttgacaacaattaattcttttctcattagagacttgaggatgtttgtccaaaactgaaacttccaccatggatcatggctttagttagcggcccaatgttcttctctcacaatatgcatgctcaaaccattcaactcggtgtagatcgcccttacttcagacaagacgaacatgcatagcaactcacatgaaattcaacaatgagttgatggcgttccccagtaaacatggttatcgcacaacaagcaacttaataagagataaagtgcataattacatattcaataccacaatagtttttaagctatttgtcccatgagctatgtattgcaaaggtgaatgatggaattttaaaggtagcactcaagcaatttactttggaatggcgggaaaataccatgtagtataggtaggtatggtggacacaaatggcatagtggttggctcaagtattttggatgcatgagaagtattccctctcgatacaaggtttaggctagcaaggcttatttgaaacaatcacaaggatgaaccggtgcagcaaaactcacataaaagacatattgaaaacattataagactctacaccgtcttccttgttgttcaaacccaatactagaaattatctagaccttagagaaaccaaatatgcaaaccaaattttagcatgctctatgtatttcttcattaatgggtgcaaagcatatgatgcaagagcttaaacatgagcacaacaattgccaagtatcacatttacccaagacatttatagcaattactacatgtatcattttccaattccaaccatataacaatttaacgaaggagaaacttcgccatgaatactatgagtagaaaccaaggacatacttgtccataagctacagcggagcgtgtatctctcccataaagtgaatgctaggatccattttattcaaacaaaacaaaaacaaaaaccgacgctccaagaaaaagcacataagatgtgatggaataaaaatatagtttcaggggaggaacctgataatgttgtcgatgaagaaggggatgccttgggcatccccaagcttagacgcttgagtcttcttgatatatgcaggggtgaaccaccgggtgcatccccaagcttagagctttcactctccttgatcatgttgcatcatactcctctcttgatccttgaaaacttcctccacaccaaactcgaaacaactcattagagggtgcacaatataaattgacatattcagaggtgacacaatcatttttaacacttctggacattgcataatgctactggacattagtggatcaaagaaattcatccaacatagcgaaagaggcaatgcgaaataaaaggcagaatctgtcaaaacgaacagttcgtattgacgaattttaaaatggcaccagacttgctcaaatgaaaatgctcaaattgaatgaaagttgcgtacatatccgaggatcatgctcgtaaattggcataattttctgagctacctacagggagatagacccagattcgtgacaagaaagaaatctggaactcgcgcagtaatccaaatctagtacttacttttctatcaacggcttaacttgccacaacaaaacacaaaactaagataaggagaggttgctacagtagtaaacaacttccaagacacaaaataaaaacaaagtactgtaggtaaaaacatgggttgtctcccataagcgcttttctttaacgcctttcagcctaggcgcgaaagtgtttatcaagtaacatcgagagatgaagcatcaacatcataatttgttctaataatagaatcataaggtacctttattctctttctagggaagtgttccatacctttcttgagaggaaattgatattttatattaccttccctcatatcaataatagcaccaacgagttcgaagaaaaggtcttcccaatataatgggacaagatgcattgcattcaatatccaagacaacaaaatcaacgggaacaagattattgttaacggtaatgcgaacattatcaactttacccaaaggtttctttgtacaatgatcagcaagattaacatccaaataacaatttttcagccggtggcaagtcaagcatattataaattttcttaggcataacagaaatacttgcaccaagatcacataaagcattacaatcaaaatctttaaccttcatcttaatgatgggctcccaaccatcctctagctttttaggaatagaggcttcgcgctctagtttctcttctctagcttttatgagagcatttgtaatatgatgcgtgaaagccaaatttatagcactagcattaggacttttagcaagtttttgcaagaactttataacttcagagatgtggcaatcatcaaaattcaaaccattataatctaaagcaatgggatcatcatccccaatattggaaaaaaattcagcagctttatcacaggcagtttcagcagttttagcagtttcaggcagttttcgcgctttgcattagaagtggaaacattgctaacaccaattcttttattagtatgagtaggaggtgcagcaacatgtgtagcattagcattactagtggtggtaatagtccaaactttagctatattcttctctttagctagtttttcattttcttctctatcccacctagcacgcagcttcagccattaatcttatattctcattaattctaacttgaatggcatttgctgtagtaacaattttattatgataattctcattaggcaaaacttttgatttcaaaagatcaacatcaacgacaagactatcgactttagaagcaagtatatcaattttaccaagcttttcttcaacagatttgttaaaagcagtttgtgtactaataaattctttaagcatggcttcaagtccagggggtgaattcctattattgttgtaagaatttccataagaattaccatagccgttgccattattataaggatatggcctatagttgttactagaattgttcggtaagcattgttgttgaaattattatttttaatgaagtttacatcaacatgttcttcttgtgcaaccaatgaagctaacggaacattattaggatcaatattagtcctatcattcacaagcatagacataatagcatcaactttatcattcaaggaagaggattcttcaacagaatttaccttcttaccttgtggagctctttccgtgtgccattcagagtagttgatcatcatattatcaagaagccttgttgcttcaccaagagtgatggacataaaggtacctccagcagctgaatccaataaattccgtgaagaaaaatttagtcccgcatagaaggtttggatgatcatccaagtagtcactccatgggttgggcaatttttaaccggagatttcattctttcccaagcttgagcaacatgttcagtatctaattgtttgaaattcattatgctactcctcaaagatataattttaacagggggataatatctaccaataaaagcatccttgcatttagtccatgaatcaatactattcttaggcagagatagcaaccaatctttagctcttcctcttaatgagaaagggaacaattttagtttaataatatcaccatctacatctttatatttttgcatttcacatagttcaacaaaattattaagatgggcagcagcatcatcggaactaattccgaaaattgatctttcataacaagattaagtaaagcaggtttaatttcaaagaattctgctcgtagtagcaggtggagcaataggtgtgcataagaaatcattattatttgtgctagtgaagtcacacaacttagtattttcaggggtagccattttagcaacagtaaataaagcaaactagataaagtaaatgcaagtaaactaattttttttgtgttttcaatatagcaaacaagatagaaaataaagtaaaactagcaactaatttttttgtattttgatttagtgcagcaaacaaagtagtaaataaaataaagcaagacaaaaacaaagtaaagagattgagaagtggagactccccttgcagcgtgtcttgatctccccggcaacggcgccggaaatttgcttgatgcgcgtggttgacgtattgtcttttcgttcgacacgcgtccgttgggaaccccaagaggaaggtgtgatgcgcacagcggcaagtttccctcagtaagaaaccaaggtttaatcggaccaataggagtcaagaagcatgttgaaggttgatggcggcgagatgtagtgcggcgcaacaccagggattccggcgccaacgtggaacctgcacaacacaaccaaagtactttgccccaacaaaacagcgaggttgtcaatctcaccggcttgctgtaacaaaggattaaccgtattgtgtggaagatgattgtttgcgagagaaaacagtaaaacaagtattgcaagtagattgtatttcaagaaagagaattggaccggggtccacagttcactagaggtgtctctcccataagacgaacaagcatgttgggtgaacaaattacagttgggcaattgacaaataaagagagcatgacaatgcacatacatatcatgatgagtatagtgagatttaattgggcattacgacaaagtacatagaccgccatccaaccgcatctatgcctaaaaagtccaccttcaggttatcatccgaacccctccaagcattaagttgcaagcaacggacaattgcattaagtatggtgcgtaatgtaatcaacaactacatccttagacatagcatcaatgttttatccctagtggcaacaagcacaacacaaccttagaactttcgtcactcgtcccgtgtgtcaatgcggcatgaacccactatcgagcataagtactccctcttggagttacaagcatctacttggccagagcatctactagtaacggagagcatgcaagatcataaacaacacataagcataactttgttaatcaacataacaagtattctctattcatcggatcccaacaaacgcaacatatagaattacggatagatgatcttgatcatgataggcagctcacaagatccgacaatgatagcacaatggggagaagacaaccatctagctactgctatggacccatagtccaggggtagactactcacacatcacaccggaggcgaccatggcggcgtagagtcctccgggagatgattcccctctccggcagggtgccggaggcgatctcctggatcccccgagatggggtcggcggcgacggcgtctcaggaaggttttccgtatcgtggctctcggtatcgggggtttcatcacgg includes these proteins:
- the LOC124678555 gene encoding polyadenylate-binding protein RBP45-like isoform X2 → MAPPPPQNWANAPPYLYRGAQQQQQAAPAAEDESDAKPGGDSRSSLRIGRLLDWMDEDYLRSCFTSSPELVSVVIKRNKETGRSEGFGFLNFADHEAADLVLQSYHGQKMPNTDRDFALNWAWTTPGKHADHVCAIYAGDLSLDVKDFMLYHLFKSRYPSVKSAKVAWDDIAGCSKGYGFVMFGDVSECRQAMNEMNGAYCSTKPMRVSPATNKDDFRTQEADSDCNSHNTRLFVARLDLSVTNEDLKEAFRPYGEITDVKVIAGKKYGFVTYLSRASAEEAMRILNGSKLGDKNIRVSWGHCVANQQDQWNGEYHGQPQDSGPVIGWCTNDPNMYGFHHGYAHYQQQQPQQTMVQ
- the LOC124678555 gene encoding polyadenylate-binding protein RBP45-like isoform X1 codes for the protein MAPPPPQNWANAPPYLYRGAQQQQQAAPAAEDESDAKPGGDSRSSLRIGRLLDWMDEDYLRSCFTSSPELVSVVIKRNKETGRSEGFGFLNFADHEAADLVLQSYHGQKMPNTDRDFALNWAWTTPGKHADHVCAIYAGDLSLDVKDFMLYHLFKSRYPSVKSAKVAWDDIAGCSKGYGFVMFGDVSECRQAMNEMNGAYCSTKPMRVSPATNKDDFRTQEADSDCNSHNTRLFVARLDLSVTNEDLKEAFRPYGEITDVKVIAGKKYGFVTYLSRASAEEAMRILNGSKLGDKNIRVSWGHCVANQQQDQWNGEYHGQPQDSGPVIGWCTNDPNMYGFHHGYAHYQQQQPQQTMVQ